In the Bacillus sp. HSf4 genome, ACGGAAACGCCCTGATTCAATTTGCGAAGATCGGCCAGCGCTTCGTTGTTCTCGGCGATCCTTCCGGCCGGAAGGAATCCTTTCCGCTTATTTTAAAAGAGTTTCTCCATTTGGCCGATCAAAAAGGTTATCTTGTTACGTTCTATCAGATTGAACGGGAGCACATGGCGCTCTACCACGATTTTGGCTACCGTTTTTTCAAGCTTGGCGAAGAGGCGATCATCGATCTCAACACATTTACAATCAGCGGGAAAAAACGGGCGGGCTTAAGAGCGATATACAACCGCTTTGAAAGGGAAGGCTATACATTCCATGTCGAACAGCCGCCGTTTTCGCAAGAATTCCTTGATGAACTGAGAAAGATCTCTGATGAATGGCTCGGACGAAAAAAGGAAAAAGGGTTTTCATTAGGGTTTTTTAAAGAAGAATATTTGCAAAAAGCGTCAATCGCCGTCTTAAAAAATGAAGCGGGTGAAATCGTCGCATTTATGAATATCATGCCGATGTACCGCGAAGGCGAAATCTCCATCGATCTGATGCGCTACTCTGAAAAAGCGCCGAAAGGCATCATGGACGCACTGTTCATCTATTTGTTTCAATGGGCAAAAGAAGAGGACTATACGACATTTAATATGGGGATGGCCCCGCTTTCAAATGTGGGCACATCCTTTCAATCGTTTTGGACGGAGCGGCTCGCCGCCGTCATTTTCAACAATGTCAGCTATATGTACAGCTTCAGCGGGCTGAGATCCTTTAAGGAAAAATATAAACCGGTTTGGCGTGGAAAATATTTGGCTTACCGAAAAAACAGATCCCTTCCTGTGACGATGATTCTCGTGACAAGGCTGATTGGGAGGAGAAAGAAATAAGAGCCGCTTGCAGCGGCTCTCAGCGTGTCGATAAACCCTCGCATTCTGCGCGTCGGTGCTCACGAATGATAACGAGGACCGGCGGCTAATTGGGCAGGCGTCCTGCCTGAACGCCGCCGTCATCACATCCTGTGCTGTGCCGATGCTCGGCCTTCCTAGACTGCAAGGGTTGAGGGTCACGCTGAAAGAAGGATGACAAAATCCCAAAACTAAAAGCCGTTTTGGGATTTTGTCAACAATCTGAGAGCCGTTTGCAGCGGCTCTTTTTTGTACATAAAAGTTGTTGGAATCTGCCAAAGCAGGTATACTGCAAATGATTGGAAAGGCCAGGACAGGACAAATGGGGGATGAAAATGAAACTTGTCGAGGTACTTAGATATGATGCATTCTCAAAGCTGGTGAATAAAGGAAATCCGGCCGGGGTGGTTCTTGACGCGGAGCATCTGACAGAAAGTGAGATGCAGGAGATCGCCGAAAGAACCGGATATAGTGAAACGTCTTTTTTACTGCCGAGCGAGACGGCCGACATCCGGATCCGCTATTTTACGCCCGGACATGAAATGAATCTGTGCGGTCATGCGACTGTAGCATCGCTTTATGCGCTCTATGAAAAAGGCGGGGTCAAACCCGGAATGGAGCTGAGAATAGAAACAAAAGCGGGCAATCTTTTCATCAAAACGGGAGATGATGACGGAGAGAAGCGCTTTTTTGTCACATTAGAGCAGGCTGAGCCGGTATTTCGGCCATTTACGGGAAACCGGGCCAAATTGGCGGAAGCTCTCGGAATCACAGAAGCAGACTTTCATGAAGCATTGCCCATCGTATATGGAAGCACGGGAATTTGGACATTGCTAGTGCCTGTTAAAGATTTAGCGGCCTGCCGGAAGATGAAACCGGATCAAGCTGAATTTCCCGCCATCTTAACGGATATGCCGCGCGCGTCAGTCCATCCGTTCTGCTTGGAAACGATGCACGAGGACTGTCACCTTCACGGCCGGCATTTTTCATCGCCTTACTCCGGCACCACGGAAGACCCTGTTACAGGAACCGCTTCCGGAGTGATGGGCGCTTACATGAGGACATACGGAGGCGCATACTGCCGGGACGGGCAAACGGAATTTTTAATCGAACAAGGCCGGGAAATCGGCAAAGACGGAAAGGTTAAAATTGCGGTTTTTGAAAAGAACGGACATATGAAGGTGCAAATGAGCGGAACAGCCGTTTTTGCGGAAAAGAAAATGTTTGAAGTATGATCGCCGCCATTTTCAATGAGTTGCAAACAGGAATATAAAACTTTATAATCAACAATGATAATCATTTTCACTTAAGGGGGCGGCAAAATGAACGACACTCTGCAGACGGAAAAAAATAGTGTTCGCGATTGCGTCAGAAATAGAAGAACGATTCGGAAATTTAAAGAAGACCCGGTGTCGAAGGAACTGGTTCTCAAGCTGCTGGAAGACGCGGTTTATGCGCCAAACCATAAGCTGACAGAGCCGTGGCGGTTTATTTATGTCGGGACCGAAAGCGGAAAACAGAAGCATGCCGCCAATTTAGATAAGGCATTCCAAGAGATTAAGCCCGATAGGTCTGAAGAACAAATCAAAAAATTCAGGGACCATATTATGAGTGTTCCGGCTTTTCTCTTTGTCATTTTGAAGGAAGATGAAAATGAACGGGTCAGAAATGATGATTTTGCAGCTGTCAGCTGTTTGATTCAAAACCTCCAGCTTCTCGCCTGGGAAAAAGGGATCGGGATGGTGTGGAAAAGCGGACAGGTGCTATATAATCGAACGCTTCAGCAATTAATGGGGCTTGACAGCAATGAACGGTTTGCCGCGATTTTGCAGATCGGCTATCCGGCGGAA is a window encoding:
- a CDS encoding PhzF family phenazine biosynthesis isomerase yields the protein MKLVEVLRYDAFSKLVNKGNPAGVVLDAEHLTESEMQEIAERTGYSETSFLLPSETADIRIRYFTPGHEMNLCGHATVASLYALYEKGGVKPGMELRIETKAGNLFIKTGDDDGEKRFFVTLEQAEPVFRPFTGNRAKLAEALGITEADFHEALPIVYGSTGIWTLLVPVKDLAACRKMKPDQAEFPAILTDMPRASVHPFCLETMHEDCHLHGRHFSSPYSGTTEDPVTGTASGVMGAYMRTYGGAYCRDGQTEFLIEQGREIGKDGKVKIAVFEKNGHMKVQMSGTAVFAEKKMFEV
- a CDS encoding nitroreductase — translated: MNDTLQTEKNSVRDCVRNRRTIRKFKEDPVSKELVLKLLEDAVYAPNHKLTEPWRFIYVGTESGKQKHAANLDKAFQEIKPDRSEEQIKKFRDHIMSVPAFLFVILKEDENERVRNDDFAAVSCLIQNLQLLAWEKGIGMVWKSGQVLYNRTLQQLMGLDSNERFAAILQIGYPAEIPKLQTRTPAKQLLTELA